From a region of the uncultured Desulfatiglans sp. genome:
- a CDS encoding Exodeoxyribonuclease V, beta subunit, producing MSAAPLFDLARSPLDGVNLIEASAGTGKTYAITGLFLRLLLEKGLPVSDILVVTFTEAATAELKDRIRRRLREAEAWLAGEEKEDPLLEALFADSARPEVLRRRLRLAVSGFDEAAIFTIHGFCQRMLHEKAFESGVLFDTELRPDLTDLNREGVEDFWRRHVYAAHPFFLRYLLHEGVGVDDFLELLQKRVAHPDLQILPDPLEAEGPFRAALERAEELTAELRGLWTRAGGDVCGILQAGDCLKRRPYNPEQIPGWWEAFGRSLAGGVNGLLGSEELPRFSAARIRTAVRKGKNAPEHPFFDRCEEAEGALLELKAACDRMLLQFKRRLFDEAPQMIALRKRELNIQSFDDLLLSVYEALRSSAGAGLTKGVRARFKAALIDEFQDTDPIQYGIFKTLFGGGDAVLFLIGDPKQAIYGFRGADVFAYMQAAREAERRYTLGENWRSEPGLVKAVNAFFDASPEPFLFEEIPFQPVAPAAAKVHEALRMEGPEGERAPFQLWFMEPPEGEAVWLKGKGREAVQEAVAAGIVRLLQLGREGRAAVGGRPLQEKDIAVLVRRNIEARRLQERLREDGVHSVLYSTGNLFDAPEALEMERILAASLEPENDRLVKAALVTRALGLGGDELYARREDEVWWEAVLGRFRAFHEIWRRRGLLTLVRRILLEGRTLERLAALPDGERRCTNVLHLAEVLHQEAVEGRRTMEGALKWLRDQRDASTPRLDEHQLRLESDREAVTLITVHRAKGLEWPVVFCPFMWDGIRSRREGEPILFHDPERDGRLTLDLGSDFWEANRLWADREELAEGCRLLYVALTRAKSRCTFVWGRFRDADRSAPAYILHHTGLPGEERTAGKAGPLPEGGGADALRGRVEALAALAGGAIHVSQPPARRTGETLPPAGARRAGTAARVFKGRVERAWSLASFSSLTAAYDGREGDARDVDPLVAGEPESALAAIEEAAAPEGGFAFPRGTRAGTCLHAVMECLDFAPAARGTLGPLVREKLALHGFEAAWEEPVAAMIRRVLEVPLEDGEGTFTLSEVGLAERLNELGFYFPLQPVSPRSLRAVFARHAARAPSSLFPEPLGRLTFAPVQGFMRGFIDLVFERAGRYYLVDWKSNFLGARVEDYGPGRLLREMESSVYILQYHLYVVALNRYLALRLPGYRYKTHFGGVYYVFMRGVDPSRGGRYGVFRDKPSSALIEDLTVNLMGGGS from the coding sequence ATGAGCGCCGCCCCCCTGTTCGATCTCGCGCGGAGCCCCCTGGACGGCGTCAACCTGATCGAGGCGAGCGCCGGTACGGGGAAGACCTACGCCATCACGGGGCTTTTTCTCCGCCTGCTGCTCGAAAAAGGGCTCCCGGTGAGCGACATCCTGGTCGTGACCTTTACGGAGGCGGCGACGGCGGAGCTCAAGGACCGCATCCGGCGGCGGCTCCGCGAGGCCGAGGCGTGGCTTGCCGGGGAGGAAAAGGAGGACCCGCTCCTCGAGGCGCTCTTTGCAGACTCCGCGCGGCCCGAGGTTCTGCGCCGGCGTCTGCGGCTGGCGGTGAGCGGCTTCGACGAGGCGGCGATCTTCACGATCCACGGATTCTGCCAGCGGATGCTGCACGAAAAGGCCTTCGAGAGCGGGGTCCTTTTCGATACGGAGCTGCGGCCCGACCTGACCGACCTCAACCGCGAAGGGGTCGAGGACTTCTGGCGGCGGCATGTCTACGCGGCGCACCCTTTCTTCCTGCGGTACCTCCTGCATGAGGGCGTCGGGGTGGACGACTTCCTGGAGCTGCTTCAGAAGCGCGTGGCGCACCCCGATCTTCAGATCCTCCCCGACCCCCTGGAGGCGGAGGGCCCCTTCAGGGCGGCGCTCGAGCGGGCCGAGGAACTCACCGCGGAGCTCCGCGGGCTCTGGACCCGAGCCGGGGGGGATGTCTGCGGGATCCTCCAGGCGGGCGACTGTCTGAAGAGACGGCCCTACAACCCGGAGCAGATCCCCGGCTGGTGGGAGGCGTTCGGCCGCAGCCTGGCCGGAGGCGTGAACGGCCTGCTGGGCTCGGAGGAACTGCCGCGCTTCAGCGCCGCCAGGATTCGGACGGCCGTCAGAAAGGGCAAGAACGCGCCCGAGCATCCCTTCTTCGATCGGTGCGAGGAGGCGGAAGGGGCGCTCTTGGAGTTGAAGGCCGCCTGCGACCGGATGCTCCTCCAGTTCAAGCGGCGCCTGTTCGACGAGGCCCCGCAGATGATTGCGCTCCGCAAGCGGGAGCTGAATATCCAGTCGTTCGACGACTTGCTCCTGAGCGTCTACGAGGCCCTGCGCTCGAGCGCCGGGGCCGGGCTCACGAAAGGCGTGCGGGCCCGCTTCAAGGCCGCCCTGATCGACGAGTTTCAGGACACGGACCCGATCCAGTACGGGATATTCAAGACCCTTTTCGGCGGCGGGGACGCGGTCCTGTTTCTCATCGGAGACCCGAAGCAGGCCATTTACGGTTTCCGGGGGGCGGATGTCTTCGCGTACATGCAGGCCGCCAGGGAGGCCGAAAGGCGCTACACCCTCGGCGAGAACTGGCGGAGCGAGCCCGGCCTCGTCAAGGCGGTGAACGCCTTCTTCGATGCCTCCCCCGAACCCTTCCTCTTCGAGGAGATCCCCTTTCAGCCGGTCGCCCCGGCGGCGGCGAAGGTGCACGAAGCGCTCAGGATGGAAGGTCCGGAGGGCGAACGGGCGCCCTTCCAGCTCTGGTTCATGGAGCCCCCCGAAGGCGAAGCGGTGTGGCTCAAGGGGAAAGGGAGGGAGGCCGTCCAGGAGGCGGTGGCGGCCGGGATCGTCCGGCTCCTGCAGCTCGGACGGGAGGGCCGGGCCGCGGTCGGCGGCAGGCCCTTGCAGGAAAAGGACATCGCCGTCCTGGTGCGCCGCAACATCGAGGCGAGACGCCTGCAGGAGCGCCTCCGCGAGGACGGGGTCCACAGCGTCCTTTACAGCACGGGAAACCTCTTCGATGCCCCGGAGGCCCTCGAGATGGAGCGGATCCTGGCCGCCAGTCTCGAGCCCGAAAACGACCGGCTGGTGAAAGCGGCTCTTGTCACCCGGGCGCTCGGTCTGGGCGGCGACGAGCTCTATGCCCGCCGGGAGGACGAGGTGTGGTGGGAGGCGGTGCTCGGGCGCTTCCGGGCCTTCCACGAGATCTGGCGCCGCCGGGGCCTGTTGACCCTGGTCCGCCGCATCCTCCTGGAGGGCCGAACGCTGGAACGCCTCGCGGCCCTGCCGGACGGCGAGCGCCGCTGCACCAACGTCCTCCACCTGGCCGAGGTGCTGCACCAAGAAGCCGTCGAAGGCCGGCGCACCATGGAAGGGGCCCTCAAATGGCTCCGCGATCAGCGGGACGCCTCGACCCCCCGTTTGGACGAGCACCAGCTGCGCCTCGAAAGCGACCGGGAGGCGGTCACCCTGATCACCGTGCACCGCGCCAAGGGCCTCGAATGGCCCGTGGTTTTCTGCCCGTTCATGTGGGACGGCATCCGTTCCCGGAGGGAGGGGGAGCCGATCCTCTTCCATGACCCGGAGCGGGACGGGCGGCTTACCCTGGACCTCGGCAGCGATTTCTGGGAGGCGAACCGGCTGTGGGCGGACCGGGAGGAACTCGCCGAGGGGTGCCGGCTGCTTTACGTGGCGCTCACGCGCGCGAAGAGCCGCTGCACCTTCGTCTGGGGGCGGTTCAGAGACGCCGACCGGTCGGCGCCGGCCTACATCCTGCACCACACCGGTTTGCCGGGGGAGGAGCGGACAGCCGGGAAGGCGGGCCCCCTGCCTGAAGGGGGCGGGGCCGACGCCTTGCGCGGGAGGGTCGAGGCGCTCGCTGCCCTGGCCGGCGGGGCGATCCATGTGAGTCAGCCGCCGGCCAGGCGCACCGGTGAAACACTGCCGCCTGCAGGAGCCCGCCGCGCGGGGACTGCCGCGCGCGTCTTCAAGGGGCGGGTGGAGCGCGCCTGGTCGCTCGCGAGCTTCTCCTCCCTTACGGCGGCCTACGACGGAAGAGAAGGGGATGCGCGTGATGTCGATCCACTCGTGGCAGGGGAGCCCGAAAGCGCCCTGGCCGCGATCGAAGAGGCGGCCGCGCCCGAGGGCGGGTTTGCCTTCCCGCGCGGCACGAGGGCGGGCACCTGCCTGCATGCCGTGATGGAGTGCCTCGATTTCGCGCCGGCGGCGCGGGGCACACTGGGTCCGCTCGTGCGGGAAAAGCTGGCGCTGCACGGGTTCGAGGCCGCCTGGGAGGAGCCGGTTGCAGCGATGATCCGGCGCGTTCTCGAGGTCCCGCTCGAAGACGGGGAGGGGACCTTCACCCTCTCGGAGGTCGGGCTTGCGGAGCGGCTGAACGAACTGGGGTTCTATTTTCCACTCCAGCCGGTGAGCCCCCGGTCCCTGCGCGCCGTCTTCGCCCGCCACGCGGCGCGGGCGCCTTCGAGCCTCTTTCCGGAGCCCCTCGGCCGCCTGACCTTCGCCCCGGTGCAGGGCTTCATGCGGGGGTTCATCGACCTCGTCTTCGAGCGCGCCGGCCGCTACTACCTCGTCGACTGGAAGTCGAACTTCCTGGGCGCCCGGGTCGAAGACTACGGCCCCGGCCGGCTGCTGCGCGAGATGGAGTCGTCCGTCTATATCCTCCAGTATCACCTCTACGTGGTGGCGCTGAACCGCTATCTCGCGCTGCGCCTGCCGGGCTACCGCTACAAGACGCATTTCGGCGGCGTCTACTATGTTTTCATGCGCGGCGTGGACCCGTCGCGCGGCGGCCGCTACGGGGTCTTCCGCGACAAACCGTCTTCGGCGCTGATCGAAGACCTGACCGTAAACCTGATGGGTGGTGGCTCATGA
- a CDS encoding conserved hypothetical protein (Evidence 4 : Unknown function but conserved in other organisms), producing MQVPQYVTVDEVQKVCRELKLSDWTAKQVPEVSLEEAKVILQGVNVENMPIDLGEFRDGLQVELEHGMQFADANVTNNHPVLTGMIVLAHLKESLDYYRLLEVAELEGDLVKAVAAGNLEKVQKYYKRLAEARIALSEAELKRLGG from the coding sequence ATGCAGGTTCCGCAATACGTGACGGTTGACGAGGTGCAGAAGGTCTGCAGGGAGCTGAAGTTGAGCGACTGGACGGCCAAACAGGTGCCGGAAGTGTCTCTGGAAGAGGCGAAGGTGATTCTGCAAGGGGTCAATGTGGAAAATATGCCGATCGATCTCGGGGAGTTCCGGGACGGTCTGCAGGTGGAATTGGAGCACGGTATGCAGTTTGCCGATGCGAACGTGACGAACAACCACCCCGTGTTGACCGGTATGATCGTCCTGGCGCACCTGAAGGAGTCCCTCGACTACTACAGGCTGCTCGAAGTGGCCGAACTAGAGGGCGACCTGGTGAAGGCTGTGGCTGCCGGCAATCTGGAGAAGGTGCAGAAATATTACAAGAGGCTTGCCGAGGCCCGCATCGCCCTCAGCGAAGCGGAGCTGAAGCGTCTGGGCGGATAA
- the recD gene encoding exonuclease V (RecBCD complex), alpha chain (Evidence 2a : Function from experimental evidences in other organisms; PubMedId : 10197989, 12815438, 20319038, 3537960, 3537961, 9571036; Product type e : enzyme), translated as MTGQTSAFLTAKRIEEGLSRLDLHFARLMERLSQVSDPGLTAVAALASRATREGHVCLDLRRLRAAGQGSLSEEAWNYRLGRFAWLGERPERLLSTAVVGRPGERRPMILDDAGRLYLYRYWAYENDLVQWVRRRSERLIPAPDTALVRAILNRLFPQGETPDWQQAAALTALLKPFCIISGGPGTGKTTTVARILALLLELGPPQALRVRLAAPTGKAAARLQESISTVRKGLAVDPAVRERIPGDVSTVHRLLGSIAGSPYFRHNAAHPLTADVVVVDEASMLDLALMSKLTAALPEDARLILLGDKDQLASVEAGAVLGDLCDQGRGGAFSPALGALLEKTLDFPQTAGENEPMLSDCIIELRKNYRFGERSGIGAVSAAVKEGAVERALACFNRSPQLVWRSAPPAARLMEALKEAVLSGYGPCLEDLSEDGLFERFDRFRILSPVREGPYGVVHLNRVVRSILERAGWAAPGGVWYPGRPVMVTRNDYRLRLFNGDVGITVPDAEAEGGLRVVFPGAQGVVRRFHPLRLPAHETVYAMTVHKAQGSEFDEVLLVLPDRDNPLMTRELIYTALTRARRRVAVLGDEALFAAAAGRRIERSSGLRDALWGVGASPQGWD; from the coding sequence ATGACGGGACAGACAAGCGCCTTTTTGACTGCGAAGAGGATCGAAGAAGGCCTGAGCCGTCTCGACCTGCACTTCGCCCGGCTGATGGAACGGCTGTCGCAGGTGTCCGACCCCGGCTTGACGGCCGTCGCCGCCCTGGCAAGCCGCGCCACGCGCGAGGGGCATGTCTGTCTGGACCTGCGGCGGCTGAGGGCGGCGGGGCAGGGTTCCTTGTCCGAAGAGGCATGGAACTACAGGCTCGGCAGGTTCGCCTGGCTCGGCGAGCGGCCTGAGCGGCTGCTGAGCACCGCGGTCGTGGGGCGGCCTGGAGAGCGCCGTCCCATGATCCTGGACGATGCCGGCAGGCTTTACCTTTACCGCTACTGGGCCTATGAAAACGACCTGGTCCAGTGGGTCCGCAGACGGTCCGAGAGGCTGATTCCCGCTCCCGATACGGCCCTGGTCCGCGCCATCCTGAACAGGCTTTTTCCGCAGGGCGAAACCCCCGATTGGCAGCAGGCGGCGGCCCTGACGGCCCTCCTCAAGCCGTTCTGCATCATCTCCGGAGGGCCCGGGACCGGGAAGACGACGACTGTCGCCCGCATTCTGGCCCTCCTCCTGGAGCTCGGACCTCCGCAGGCTCTGCGGGTCCGTCTGGCGGCCCCGACGGGCAAGGCCGCTGCGCGCCTCCAGGAGTCGATCAGCACGGTCCGCAAGGGCCTGGCGGTCGACCCGGCCGTCCGGGAGCGGATCCCGGGGGATGTGTCCACAGTGCACCGCCTGCTCGGGAGCATTGCCGGGTCGCCCTACTTCAGGCACAACGCGGCTCATCCGCTGACCGCCGATGTGGTGGTGGTGGACGAGGCCTCCATGCTCGACCTGGCCCTCATGAGCAAGCTGACGGCTGCCCTGCCCGAAGATGCGCGTTTGATCCTCCTTGGCGACAAGGACCAGCTCGCCTCGGTCGAGGCCGGTGCGGTCCTCGGCGACCTCTGCGATCAGGGGCGCGGAGGGGCCTTTTCGCCCGCCCTGGGGGCGCTCCTCGAAAAGACGCTGGACTTTCCTCAGACCGCGGGTGAGAATGAGCCGATGCTGAGCGACTGCATCATCGAGCTGCGGAAGAACTACCGTTTCGGCGAGCGCAGCGGCATCGGGGCCGTAAGCGCGGCAGTGAAGGAGGGTGCGGTTGAACGGGCCCTCGCCTGCTTCAACCGTTCTCCGCAGCTTGTCTGGCGCTCCGCGCCCCCGGCCGCCCGGTTGATGGAGGCCTTGAAGGAGGCGGTCCTGAGCGGCTACGGGCCCTGCCTCGAAGACCTCTCCGAGGACGGCCTCTTCGAGCGCTTCGACCGGTTCCGCATCCTGAGCCCGGTGCGCGAAGGTCCTTACGGGGTCGTTCATCTGAACCGGGTCGTTCGTTCGATCCTGGAGCGGGCCGGGTGGGCGGCGCCGGGCGGGGTCTGGTACCCCGGGCGGCCGGTGATGGTGACCCGCAACGACTACCGCCTCAGGCTGTTCAATGGGGACGTGGGGATTACGGTTCCGGACGCGGAGGCGGAGGGCGGCCTCCGCGTGGTCTTCCCGGGGGCGCAAGGCGTGGTCAGGCGCTTTCATCCACTGCGCCTCCCGGCGCACGAGACGGTTTACGCCATGACGGTCCACAAGGCCCAGGGATCCGAATTCGACGAGGTGCTGCTCGTCCTGCCCGACCGGGACAACCCCCTGATGACGCGGGAGCTCATCTACACCGCCCTTACCCGGGCGCGGCGCAGGGTGGCGGTGCTGGGAGACGAGGCCCTCTTTGCGGCGGCCGCCGGCCGCAGGATCGAACGCTCGAGCGGGCTCAGGGACGCCCTCTGGGGCGTGGGAGCCAGTCCGCAAGGGTGGGACTGA
- a CDS encoding Respiratory-chain NADH dehydrogenase 24 Kd subunit, translating to MADTIEAEEREMVEEITFFLAGYSKERRHLIPLLQTIQQRHKYLSQDAIRLVAGHLELSPCEVYGVATFYNQFRFNPPGRNQIKVCLGTACHVKGGDIILENFERKLGIKDGETTPDREFSIERVACVGCCALAPVALVNETVHGHVAPSKVEGLILGFQLAKEKEERERRKEASGERQGTD from the coding sequence ATGGCTGATACGATCGAGGCCGAGGAAAGGGAGATGGTCGAGGAAATCACCTTCTTCCTCGCTGGGTATTCCAAAGAACGGCGGCATCTCATCCCACTGCTTCAAACGATCCAGCAGCGCCACAAGTACCTCTCCCAGGACGCGATCCGGCTCGTGGCCGGGCACCTGGAGCTTTCCCCCTGCGAGGTATACGGGGTGGCGACCTTCTACAACCAGTTCCGGTTCAATCCGCCTGGCCGCAACCAGATCAAGGTGTGCCTTGGAACCGCCTGCCACGTGAAGGGCGGGGATATCATCCTCGAGAACTTCGAGCGTAAACTGGGCATCAAGGACGGTGAAACAACCCCCGACCGGGAGTTCAGCATCGAGCGGGTCGCCTGTGTCGGGTGCTGTGCACTGGCCCCGGTGGCGCTCGTCAACGAGACCGTCCACGGTCATGTGGCCCCGAGCAAGGTGGAGGGCTTGATCCTGGGATTCCAGTTGGCCAAGGAAAAGGAAGAACGAGAGCGACGAAAGGAAGCATCGGGTGAGCGACAAGGAACAGATTGA
- a CDS encoding 4Fe-4S binding domain protein produces MSDKEQIDTLFTAIREKAEAQIAAHSETALPSIVIGMATCGLAAGALETKKGFEEALEERGIEARIKSVGCIGHCYAEPVVIVHNPGFPPILYHQVTPGKARMLVRSFLEDGDPLFEYMLGAMEANDMIPAVSDFPRFNREKRVVLDLCGDIDPERIEAYIARGGYAALANALQGEPQGVVAEVSDAGLRGRGGAGFPTGRKWALAAGAESAGKTVICNADEGDPGAYMDRTILESNPHQVLEGLALCAYAVGAKEAVVYVRAEYPLAVKTVTRAIEQAVEWRLLGKDILGSGFDLDVSVFQGSGAFVCGEETALIQSIEGRRGMPQHRPPYPVEKGLWGLPTVINNVKTLASIPRILQGGAEWYRTIGTEKSPGTAIFSVVGDVTHPGLVEIPMGVTLRSLIFEVCGGIPKKKRFKAVQIGGPSGGCLPAEFLDTPIDFDSLSQAGAMMGSGGMVVMDEDTCMVDVARYFLDFTQKESCGKCTFCRIGTRHLLDILERITKGEAREGDLALLDELSRDIQDGSLCALGRTAPNPVLTSLRYFRDEYEAHVYEKRCPAMVCRALTAFYIDLDKCARGCDACVGSCPVEAIFTTLNRKKGIDQSLCVKCGECMVACPPEYAAVCKVSPPEKAPIIERPPKAAEG; encoded by the coding sequence GTGAGCGACAAGGAACAGATTGATACGCTTTTCACGGCCATTCGGGAAAAAGCCGAGGCGCAGATCGCAGCGCACTCCGAAACCGCCCTCCCCTCGATCGTAATCGGCATGGCGACCTGCGGTCTGGCGGCCGGCGCCCTCGAAACCAAAAAAGGATTCGAAGAGGCGCTCGAGGAACGGGGCATCGAGGCCCGCATCAAGAGCGTCGGCTGCATCGGCCACTGCTATGCCGAGCCGGTCGTCATCGTGCACAACCCGGGTTTTCCTCCGATCCTCTACCACCAGGTCACACCGGGCAAGGCCCGGATGCTGGTGAGATCCTTCCTGGAAGACGGGGACCCGCTCTTCGAATACATGCTCGGGGCCATGGAAGCGAACGACATGATCCCGGCGGTAAGCGACTTCCCGCGCTTCAACCGGGAGAAGCGCGTCGTCCTGGATCTGTGCGGCGACATCGACCCGGAGCGCATCGAGGCCTACATCGCACGGGGCGGGTATGCGGCGCTGGCCAACGCGCTGCAGGGCGAGCCGCAGGGGGTCGTCGCCGAGGTGAGCGATGCCGGCCTGAGGGGCCGCGGCGGCGCGGGTTTCCCCACGGGCCGGAAATGGGCCCTGGCCGCCGGGGCCGAAAGCGCGGGCAAAACGGTCATCTGCAACGCCGATGAGGGCGATCCCGGCGCCTACATGGACCGGACGATCCTCGAGAGCAACCCCCACCAGGTGCTCGAGGGGCTTGCCCTCTGCGCCTATGCGGTGGGGGCGAAGGAAGCGGTCGTCTACGTACGCGCCGAATACCCGCTCGCGGTCAAGACCGTCACACGGGCGATCGAGCAGGCCGTCGAATGGCGCTTACTCGGAAAAGACATCCTGGGGTCCGGCTTCGACCTGGACGTCTCGGTCTTTCAGGGTTCGGGGGCCTTCGTCTGCGGCGAGGAGACCGCCCTGATCCAATCGATCGAAGGCCGCCGCGGGATGCCGCAGCACCGTCCGCCCTACCCGGTCGAGAAGGGCCTGTGGGGGCTGCCGACCGTCATCAACAACGTGAAGACGCTCGCGTCCATTCCCCGGATCCTGCAGGGAGGTGCGGAGTGGTACCGCACCATCGGCACGGAAAAGAGCCCGGGCACGGCGATCTTCTCCGTCGTCGGGGATGTCACCCACCCGGGGCTCGTCGAAATCCCGATGGGAGTCACGCTCCGCTCCCTCATCTTCGAGGTCTGTGGGGGAATCCCGAAGAAGAAGCGCTTCAAGGCCGTGCAGATCGGCGGCCCGTCGGGCGGCTGCCTCCCGGCTGAGTTTCTGGACACCCCCATCGACTTCGATTCGCTCTCCCAGGCGGGGGCCATGATGGGCTCCGGCGGCATGGTGGTCATGGACGAAGACACCTGCATGGTCGACGTCGCCCGTTACTTCCTCGACTTCACCCAGAAGGAGTCCTGCGGCAAGTGCACCTTCTGCCGCATCGGGACCCGGCATCTGCTGGACATCCTGGAGCGCATCACCAAAGGGGAGGCCCGCGAAGGAGACCTGGCCCTGCTCGACGAGCTCAGCCGCGACATCCAGGACGGATCGCTCTGCGCCCTCGGCCGGACGGCCCCGAACCCGGTCCTCACCTCCCTGCGTTACTTCAGGGATGAGTACGAGGCGCACGTCTACGAGAAGCGCTGCCCGGCCATGGTCTGCCGGGCGTTGACCGCCTTCTACATCGATCTGGACAAATGCGCGCGCGGCTGCGACGCCTGCGTGGGCAGCTGCCCGGTAGAGGCGATCTTCACTACGCTCAACCGGAAAAAAGGTATCGATCAGAGTCTCTGCGTCAAATGCGGGGAGTGCATGGTGGCCTGCCCGCCCGAGTACGCCGCGGTCTGCAAGGTCTCGCCGCCCGAAAAGGCCCCGATCATCGAGCGGCCGCCGAAGGCGGCGGAGGGCTGA
- a CDS encoding 4Fe-4S binding domain protein, which produces MVTIIVDDTEIQAEEGANLLEVCLDNGIFIPNLCHIPGQSRPRASCRMCFVEIEGVGRPITSCTETVRDGMRVRTGTERVRRLQRAGLQFLLSVHDVDCGHCPSNKHCPLQDTARFLKAGLKSKKLDKILSSPPVIREHPLLDYYPNRCILCGKCLDACRRKMGQPLLTFAKRGFETIISFFGEKERTALACGEEPACAAACPVSAIRLHSAGEDAPGA; this is translated from the coding sequence ATGGTGACGATCATTGTAGACGACACGGAGATCCAGGCCGAAGAGGGCGCGAACCTTCTCGAGGTCTGCCTCGATAACGGGATCTTCATCCCGAACCTCTGCCACATCCCGGGGCAAAGCCGGCCCCGGGCCTCGTGCAGGATGTGCTTCGTGGAAATCGAGGGCGTGGGGCGCCCCATCACATCCTGCACAGAGACCGTGCGCGACGGCATGCGGGTCCGGACCGGCACCGAGCGCGTCCGGCGTCTCCAGCGGGCCGGGCTGCAGTTCCTGCTCTCGGTCCACGACGTGGACTGCGGACACTGCCCCTCCAACAAGCACTGCCCGCTTCAGGATACCGCCCGCTTCCTGAAGGCAGGCCTCAAGTCCAAGAAGCTCGACAAGATCCTCAGCTCCCCCCCGGTCATTCGCGAGCATCCTCTGCTCGACTACTACCCGAACCGCTGCATCCTCTGCGGCAAATGCCTCGATGCCTGCAGGCGCAAAATGGGGCAGCCGCTTCTGACCTTTGCCAAGCGGGGGTTCGAGACCATCATCAGTTTTTTTGGAGAAAAGGAGAGGACGGCGCTTGCATGCGGGGAGGAGCCGGCCTGCGCCGCGGCCTGCCCTGTGAGCGCCATCCGCCTGCACAGCGCAGGGGAAGACGCTCCAGGGGCGTGA